The following is a genomic window from Planktothrix serta PCC 8927.
AGAATGAGTATAAAGAAATTAACGAAGATATCGATAATCCTGATAATTGTGTAGACTTGATTGAGGCATCTGAATGTTATCTTGCTTGTGGTGAAGTCTATTATAAAAAGCAATGGATTCCAGTTGGAGAGGCTATTCAATGGTTTATTGACTAAGCATCGACTCTTGGATAGACGAAGGCGAGTCCCGTGAATATCTTAAAACAACTCTTAGAGTTGGGAGAAAAAAAAGTTTTTTCTTATCTTCTATCATTATGTACCAATCTTTTCTTCTAAAGTTCCCAGAGCCACAAATTTATGAACAAATACATTTTTCGTTTGACCAATCCGAAAAGCTCGATCCGTATCTACCCCATCTCCTCCAAAATTTTTCGCTCTCCAGGTTGAAGCGTTGCCACAAATCCATAGGTAGTGAGTATAATTGCGCCACCCAATGCCAGCCAGCTACTTTTGCCTTCCCGTAACCACTGCCAAACCAAATAGCCACCCCAATCTCACATAAGCCCGCAATGACAAAATAAAGCAGCGATCGCAAAATAACCATATTACACAGTAGAACTTTGAACTGTCCCGATCAATTTAGCTTAACATAGGGATAAAGTCGATTAATTTAACTATCTTTAGAAAGAGATTGATCAATCTTGAAATCTTAAAAACTCATCAAATATCTTGCCGAAACTGTTTACTTTTAGTCTATTCTTTGATGATCCATCTATAGATAGATTATGGGAGAACTGAAACTCGATTATAGTGAGATTAGCTGACTAAACAAATCTTAATATTTAGCTTAGGTCAGAATTAATCGTTAGGAAATAATCAGGAATTATCGTATGACAGCAACTTTGAGTCCCGATCAAGTGATTAAAGGGATATCAACCCATCTGCCTTCACTTTCTCAATCCGTTAATTTTATTGAGGCAGAACAGCACTTTATTCAATTGCTAAATTTAGAAAATCTCGATCAGGAAATCAGTATTAACCCAGAATTAGTAGAACCGTTTGAAGCCACACTCAATACAGCTTTATTAAGGGCTTATACCGAAAAAGTTGAAAATAATGAGATTAATTTAGCTCACTTATTTTTACACCGCATTCTTTATCGAATTAATCGGCTGAATTTGTTTTGGTATGATGATTTAAAGCACTATAGCAACGAACGGTCTTATTATTTAAACTGGGTGCGCGATCGCATTGAGGAAGTTTGGCAAACTTGGGAAAATGCCCAATTTGATCTCGAAGAATACAAACAACAAGATATTAAGCAAGCGTTAAATGAACGGAGCGAGGTTGATCTCGATCCAG
Proteins encoded in this region:
- a CDS encoding YnfA family protein, producing the protein MVWQWLREGKSSWLALGGAIILTTYGFVATLQPGERKILEEMG